From a single Adhaeribacter swui genomic region:
- a CDS encoding translocation/assembly module TamB domain-containing protein: MENNKIKWAGILKTTLRIVFGLFLFILLLFTGLVIALRQPAIQTRVVQKASALLSDKIGHQVTIGRVAIRFFNKVILEKVKVLDQKQEELFYIGEAEASLSGFSPRNYRQLTINELKLTDPHAAFIRYQDADSMNLSVFIAAIKRLVKKDTTTTTKGTFDFKINNLIVQNGHFRYENQKRKPTTFGMDYQHLDIDSINVKLSEIAFLGDTIQVRLTDLQAHEHRSNAKLKNLDARMVYAPTFWEFADLDLRLNSSNLRHYVRFDYKRFWNFTSFNDSVQVTATLDSSAVFSDDIAIFAPELKDWNEKILISGEAKGKVRRFNAKHIDLYYGEKTHLVGSLSADGLPSYKETFADLKLKPSVINAKDLKKFIPAENRAMLERLGTVKLQGDFLGFYSDFVAHGSFATALGKVVSDINLKINKNPDLSTYTGDLKTDRFALGTFLGDTRTLQAVTMNGRVKGTGFNLQNARLNLDATIQSVGIMGYNYRNITTDATLSRQLVAGKLKINDPNLILTADGTVNLSEPQPAFDLTANINRADLQTLKLANRRFILQTDADLNFTGINLDDVLGQATFKKTTLTYGQEIIDFDSVAVLSAINQVGRTIQASSNIADFTASGNFQISRLIADLTTFVREDVLSFKSNKAATETYYQNKKPYEGPDYNLNMNLRFKQGNSFLKAYLPDLYIAPNTLFTGNFRQGRNSIFTLYSHVDTLIYGKYRFYNNELEFDNSKLRTSTYVLASLVFTSRNQQFANAAPSENLFVEGIWNDSTINFAANIAQTGSTNKAAVAGNIGFLPDKVQVEFNQSNITVLGKQWNIRPGNSIVIGGAGKEIDINNLELYFGNQSINLGGNVSRYPEKELILDVKNFQLQNLVPLINQEISGVLNARASAASLFNKPIVLSKLKVDSLKLDTIYIGEIAGSTDWDKNEDKVKVDLGVFRNNMRVVSVSGDYNPQSENNPLNLLAVMDEAPIKLVEPLLKTLFSDLSGIMEGRVQINGDLDAPILIGSAFVTNGRFRVNYLNTYYTFSDRIYFSDKDIAFQNIRVRDMFNNAATIVGSIQHQGFRNMNLDLKGDFRRFMVLNTTRAQNSLYYGTAIASGTASLTGTPSNLFITVNARSDSGTKMSIPLDGQQEARQQSYIQFVNHKKADSVATGPTDNIPEVNLAGINLKFDLGITDDAELEIIFDEETGDIVRGSGNGRINLNIDTRGEFTMDGQVEIVRGYYNFTLYNIIRKGFNIRPGGTITWNGDPYAGIMDLTATYTQRIALPASITQQNQSNIRYPVTAVMDLDGKLLSPEIKLNLEFEDTPSALETQINAYLADIRNNQDELNRQVFNLLILKRLSDPANATQTNVGAQVDNALGLTSSLSQALSNQLGNLISQLDSNLEIDIGLDGFSNEQLNDLQLRLSYSFFKGLLRLSHEGGLPGSNLNNDPSSPNYNPTGSEVPGSWRADIYLREDGKLRLKLEYNIIPYAYTTTFGQNTVSSLRGSILHTERFDTFAELFARRKMRRRMRKPPEKIIIDSDERVGL; the protein is encoded by the coding sequence TGGTGAAAAAAGATACCACCACTACCACCAAAGGTACGTTCGATTTTAAAATCAATAACCTAATTGTGCAGAACGGCCATTTTCGTTACGAAAACCAAAAACGAAAACCAACCACTTTTGGTATGGATTACCAGCACCTGGATATTGACAGCATTAACGTAAAATTATCCGAAATTGCTTTTCTGGGCGATACCATTCAGGTACGGTTAACGGATTTACAGGCCCACGAGCATAGATCCAATGCCAAACTGAAGAACCTGGATGCCCGCATGGTGTATGCGCCCACTTTCTGGGAATTTGCCGACCTGGATTTGCGCTTAAACAGCAGCAATTTACGCCATTATGTGCGGTTTGATTATAAACGGTTCTGGAATTTTACTTCTTTCAACGACAGTGTGCAGGTTACAGCCACACTAGATTCTTCGGCCGTCTTCTCAGACGACATAGCCATTTTTGCGCCCGAGTTAAAAGATTGGAACGAGAAAATTTTAATTTCGGGCGAGGCAAAAGGCAAAGTACGGCGGTTTAATGCAAAACACATTGATCTGTATTACGGCGAAAAAACGCATTTGGTGGGGAGTTTAAGCGCCGATGGTTTGCCAAGCTACAAAGAAACCTTTGCTGATTTAAAACTAAAACCTTCGGTTATTAACGCCAAAGATTTAAAAAAATTTATACCTGCTGAAAACCGGGCCATGCTGGAACGATTAGGTACGGTAAAACTACAAGGCGATTTTTTAGGTTTTTACTCCGACTTTGTGGCACATGGTTCTTTTGCTACCGCTTTAGGCAAAGTGGTATCGGATATAAATTTAAAAATTAATAAAAATCCGGATTTATCTACCTACACCGGCGATTTAAAAACCGATCGGTTTGCGTTGGGTACTTTTCTGGGCGATACCCGTACGCTGCAAGCTGTTACCATGAACGGGCGGGTAAAAGGTACCGGGTTTAATTTGCAAAACGCCCGCTTAAACCTGGATGCTACCATTCAGTCGGTGGGTATTATGGGTTATAATTACCGTAACATTACTACAGATGCCACCCTCAGCCGGCAATTGGTTGCCGGAAAGCTAAAGATTAACGATCCTAATTTAATCTTAACGGCGGATGGCACTGTAAACTTAAGTGAGCCGCAACCTGCTTTTGATTTAACAGCCAACATTAACCGGGCAGATTTGCAGACTTTAAAATTGGCCAACCGCCGGTTTATTTTACAAACCGATGCCGATTTAAATTTTACCGGCATTAACCTGGATGACGTATTAGGTCAGGCTACTTTTAAAAAAACTACTTTAACGTACGGCCAAGAAATCATTGATTTTGATTCAGTTGCGGTCTTATCAGCCATTAATCAAGTTGGGCGTACCATTCAGGCCAGCAGTAATATTGCGGATTTTACGGCCTCCGGAAATTTTCAAATTTCGCGGCTGATTGCGGATTTAACCACGTTTGTGCGCGAAGATGTTCTTAGTTTTAAAAGTAATAAAGCCGCTACCGAAACGTATTATCAAAACAAAAAACCGTACGAAGGGCCGGATTATAATTTAAACATGAACCTCCGGTTTAAACAAGGCAACTCCTTTTTAAAAGCTTATCTTCCGGATTTATACATTGCCCCAAACACTTTATTTACGGGCAACTTCCGGCAAGGCCGAAATTCTATTTTCACGCTATATAGCCACGTAGACACTTTAATTTACGGCAAATATCGCTTCTACAACAACGAACTAGAATTTGATAACTCTAAATTAAGAACCAGTACCTACGTTTTAGCCAGTTTAGTTTTTACTTCGCGCAACCAACAATTTGCGAACGCTGCACCCTCCGAAAACTTATTCGTGGAAGGCATTTGGAACGACAGTACCATTAATTTTGCCGCTAATATTGCTCAAACAGGTAGCACAAATAAAGCCGCAGTAGCCGGTAACATTGGTTTTCTGCCGGATAAAGTACAGGTAGAATTTAATCAATCGAACATCACTGTTCTGGGTAAGCAATGGAACATCCGGCCGGGTAACAGCATCGTAATTGGGGGAGCCGGCAAAGAGATCGATATCAATAACCTGGAGCTTTATTTTGGTAACCAAAGCATCAATCTGGGTGGTAACGTTTCCCGATATCCGGAAAAAGAATTAATACTGGACGTTAAAAATTTTCAACTGCAAAATCTGGTACCTCTTATAAACCAGGAAATTTCGGGGGTATTAAACGCCCGGGCTTCGGCTGCCAGTTTATTCAATAAACCTATTGTTCTCAGTAAATTAAAAGTAGATTCGCTAAAGCTGGATACCATTTACATCGGCGAAATTGCCGGTTCCACGGATTGGGATAAAAATGAAGATAAGGTGAAGGTTGATTTGGGCGTATTCCGGAATAATATGCGCGTGGTTTCTGTTTCCGGAGATTATAACCCCCAATCCGAAAACAATCCTTTAAACTTATTGGCCGTAATGGACGAAGCCCCCATTAAACTGGTGGAGCCACTGCTTAAAACGCTTTTCTCTGATTTATCGGGCATTATGGAAGGCCGGGTACAGATAAATGGCGATTTGGATGCACCCATTCTGATTGGTTCAGCTTTTGTTACCAACGGCCGGTTCCGGGTGAATTACCTAAATACCTATTATACTTTTAGCGACCGGATTTACTTCTCTGATAAAGATATTGCTTTTCAAAATATTCGCGTTCGGGATATGTTTAACAATGCTGCTACCATTGTCGGCAGCATTCAGCACCAAGGTTTCCGGAACATGAACCTGGATTTAAAAGGGGATTTCCGGCGGTTTATGGTTTTAAATACGACCCGGGCGCAAAATTCTTTGTACTATGGTACGGCCATTGCCAGCGGAACGGCCAGTTTAACCGGTACTCCTTCTAATTTATTTATCACGGTTAATGCCCGCAGCGACTCCGGTACCAAAATGTCTATCCCGCTGGATGGCCAGCAAGAAGCCCGGCAACAAAGCTACATTCAGTTTGTAAATCATAAAAAAGCCGATTCAGTTGCCACAGGTCCTACTGATAATATACCTGAAGTTAATTTGGCCGGCATCAATTTAAAGTTTGATCTGGGCATAACCGACGACGCTGAACTGGAGATTATTTTTGACGAAGAAACCGGTGATATTGTGCGGGGCTCGGGCAATGGCCGCATTAATTTAAATATAGATACCCGCGGCGAGTTTACCATGGATGGCCAGGTAGAAATAGTGCGGGGCTATTATAATTTTACGCTGTACAACATTATCCGGAAAGGCTTTAATATTCGGCCGGGCGGCACCATTACCTGGAACGGCGATCCATATGCGGGTATTATGGACTTAACTGCTACCTATACCCAGCGTATTGCGTTGCCGGCCAGTATTACCCAGCAAAACCAAAGCAATATCCGGTATCCCGTAACCGCCGTGATGGATTTGGATGGTAAATTACTTTCACCGGAAATTAAGCTTAACCTGGAGTTTGAAGATACCCCGTCGGCCTTAGAAACGCAAATAAATGCCTACTTGGCCGATATCCGCAATAACCAAGACGAGCTGAACCGCCAGGTTTTTAATTTACTCATCTTAAAACGTTTATCCGATCCGGCCAATGCTACCCAGACAAATGTAGGCGCCCAGGTAGATAATGCGCTCGGGTTAACCAGCAGTTTAAGTCAGGCTTTATCTAACCAGTTAGGTAATTTAATTTCGCAACTCGATAGTAATTTAGAAATTGATATTGGCTTGGATGGTTTCAGTAACGAGCAATTAAACGATTTACAACTGCGGCTGAGTTACTCGTTTTTTAAAGGCCTTTTGCGGTTAAGTCACGAAGGAGGCTTGCCGGGTAGCAATTTAAATAATGATCCATCTAGCCCTAACTATAATCCAACCGGCTCGGAAGTTCCTGGTTCGTGGCGGGCTGATATATATTTGCGCGAGGACGGCAAGCTGCGGCTTAAGTTAGAGTACAACATTATTCCGTATGCCTATACCACTACTTTCGGCCAAAATACCGTGAGCAGTTTACGGGGCAGTATTTTACACACCGAAAGGTTCGACACTTTTGCGGAATTATTTGCCCGCCGCAAAATGCGTCGCCGAATGCGGAAACCACCCGAAAAAATTATTATTGATTCTGACGAACGCGTTGGACTTTAA